One window of the Azospirillum sp. TSH58 genome contains the following:
- a CDS encoding amidase has protein sequence MTTPTIATLSRQLGAGATTSRQLVDSALAAIAAGGEEARKTYTAVHADPARAAADAQDLLRRAGQHPSPLAGLPISVKDLFDEAGHVTRAGSRALEGAAPAARDADAVARLRAAGAVVVGRTNMTEFAFSGVGINPHYGTPGNPADPARIPGGSSSGAGVSVAAGHVPLALGTDTGGSVRIPAALCGIVGFKPTQRRVSLRGALPLSWSLDSIGPLARTVECCAIADAVLAGEADWVPPPVGLAGLRFAVPQTVVLDGMEDAVAAAFDAACRRLSEAGARIVEIPMAELAEIGPANAKGGLPAAEAAHWHRDLMAEKGDLYDPRVRVRIERGRTMSAADYIEVTQRRADLIARTDRTTADYDALLMPTVPLLAPRIDAFAEDAEFARLNLLLLRNCALFNFLDRCAISLPMQRAGELPSGLMLVGAAGADRRLLSIAAAVEPVVGA, from the coding sequence ATGACGACGCCCACCATCGCCACCCTGTCCCGCCAGTTGGGCGCCGGCGCCACCACCAGCCGCCAGCTCGTCGACTCCGCCCTCGCCGCCATCGCGGCCGGGGGCGAGGAGGCGCGCAAGACCTACACCGCCGTGCACGCCGATCCGGCCCGCGCGGCGGCGGACGCCCAGGACCTGCTGCGCCGGGCCGGGCAGCACCCTTCCCCGCTGGCCGGCCTGCCGATCTCGGTCAAGGACCTGTTCGACGAGGCGGGGCACGTCACGCGGGCCGGGTCGCGGGCGCTGGAGGGCGCCGCCCCCGCCGCCCGCGACGCCGACGCGGTGGCCCGGCTGCGCGCCGCCGGGGCGGTGGTGGTGGGGCGGACCAACATGACGGAGTTCGCCTTCTCCGGCGTCGGCATCAACCCGCACTACGGCACCCCCGGCAACCCCGCCGATCCCGCGCGCATCCCCGGCGGCTCGTCGTCGGGCGCCGGGGTGTCGGTGGCGGCGGGCCATGTCCCGCTGGCGCTGGGCACCGACACCGGCGGTTCGGTCCGCATCCCGGCGGCGCTGTGCGGCATCGTCGGCTTCAAGCCGACGCAGCGCCGGGTGTCGCTGCGCGGCGCCCTGCCGCTGTCCTGGTCGCTCGATTCCATCGGGCCGCTCGCCCGGACGGTGGAATGCTGCGCCATCGCCGACGCCGTGCTGGCCGGCGAGGCGGACTGGGTGCCGCCGCCGGTCGGGCTGGCCGGGCTGCGCTTCGCCGTGCCGCAGACGGTGGTCCTGGACGGCATGGAGGACGCGGTGGCCGCCGCCTTCGACGCCGCCTGCCGCCGGCTGTCCGAGGCCGGGGCGCGCATCGTCGAGATTCCCATGGCGGAGCTGGCGGAGATCGGCCCCGCCAACGCCAAGGGCGGGTTGCCCGCGGCGGAGGCCGCCCACTGGCACCGCGACCTGATGGCGGAGAAGGGCGACCTCTACGACCCGCGCGTCCGCGTCCGCATCGAGCGTGGCCGGACCATGAGCGCCGCCGACTACATCGAGGTGACGCAGCGCCGCGCCGACCTGATCGCCCGCACCGACCGGACCACGGCGGACTATGACGCGCTGCTGATGCCGACCGTGCCGCTGCTCGCCCCGCGCATCGACGCCTTCGCCGAGGACGCGGAGTTCGCCCGGCTGAACCTGCTGCTGCTGCGCAACTGCGCCCTGTTCAACTTCCTGGACCGCTGCGCCATCAGCCTGCCGATGCAGCGGGCCGGCGAGCTGCCCAGCGGCCTGATGCTGGTGGGCGCCGCGGGGGCCGACCGCCGCCTGCTGTCCATCGCGGCGGCGGTGGAGCCGGTGGTGGGCGCCTGA
- a CDS encoding Ldh family oxidoreductase, which produces MSDETPSRRAAAAFAQTAESGTPVAFADLVALLERIFLRHGTSERVAAILAENCASCERDGSTSHGVFRIPGYVGSLKSGWVDGRAEPTVEEAGPAFLRVDAANGFAQPAFLAARDRFLEMVRDNGVAVMAIRNSHHFSALWPDVEPFAREGLVALSFVNSFACVVPPGGKAAVYGTNPMAFATPVAGGDPMVFDQAASSMANGDVRIAAREGHVLPSGSGVDRDGKPTTDPKAVLDGGALLPFGGHKGGSIAFMIEVLAAALTGGKYSREVDWSAHPGAETPCTGQLFIVIDPERGGTGAFADRVAGLIGEVKDAGQGRMPGERRYARRARTLRDGIPLAPARLAELRALAGDA; this is translated from the coding sequence ATGAGTGACGAGACCCCCAGCCGCCGCGCCGCCGCGGCCTTCGCCCAGACCGCGGAATCCGGAACGCCGGTCGCCTTCGCCGATCTGGTGGCGTTGCTGGAGCGCATCTTCCTGCGCCATGGCACGTCGGAGCGGGTCGCGGCGATCCTGGCGGAGAACTGCGCGTCCTGCGAGCGCGACGGCTCCACCAGCCACGGCGTGTTCCGCATCCCCGGCTATGTCGGCTCGCTGAAGAGCGGCTGGGTGGACGGACGGGCCGAACCGACGGTGGAGGAGGCCGGTCCCGCCTTCCTGCGCGTCGATGCCGCCAACGGCTTCGCCCAGCCCGCCTTCCTGGCCGCCCGCGACCGCTTCCTGGAGATGGTGCGCGACAACGGCGTCGCCGTCATGGCGATCCGCAACTCCCACCATTTCAGCGCCCTGTGGCCGGACGTCGAGCCCTTCGCGCGGGAGGGGCTGGTGGCGCTCTCCTTCGTCAACAGCTTCGCCTGCGTCGTGCCGCCGGGCGGCAAGGCCGCCGTCTACGGCACCAACCCGATGGCCTTCGCCACTCCGGTGGCCGGCGGCGACCCGATGGTGTTCGATCAGGCGGCCAGCTCCATGGCCAACGGCGACGTGCGCATCGCCGCGCGCGAGGGCCACGTCCTCCCCTCCGGCTCCGGCGTCGACCGCGACGGCAAGCCGACCACCGATCCCAAGGCCGTTCTCGACGGCGGCGCCCTGCTGCCCTTCGGCGGCCACAAGGGCGGCTCCATCGCCTTCATGATCGAGGTGCTGGCGGCGGCGCTGACCGGCGGCAAATACTCGCGCGAGGTCGACTGGTCCGCCCATCCCGGCGCCGAGACGCCCTGCACCGGCCAGCTCTTCATCGTCATCGACCCGGAGCGCGGCGGGACCGGGGCCTTCGCCGACCGCGTCGCCGGCCTCATCGGCGAGGTGAAGGACGCGGGGCAGGGCCGCATGCCCGGCGAGCGCCGCTACGCCCGCCGCGCCCGCACCCTGCGCGACGGCATCCCGCTGGCCCCCGCCCGGCTGGCCGAGCTGCGCGCCCTGGCCGGCGACGCCTGA
- a CDS encoding sensor domain-containing diguanylate cyclase codes for MADELFAQLTDTLSSAKTVEELTRPLLSLLELVTELEATYLTRIELEHGIQRILFSCNTKTLNIPEGLAVPWEGTLCKRALDEGKLYTDDVPSCWGDSEAAAALGIRTYVSTPVHLDDGSLFGTLCAASSDRKPLTPKGEQVLRLFASLIALHVQREQLLNQFRDLNAALESYSYTDALTGLPNRRAVVAELHRLFAMAERAGQSVLIGFIDLDGFKAINDTHGHEAGDEFLTEVGRRIGAGLRAGDTLGRLGGDEFIIVGMGATPGAEGDDAADALRDRVEPLIRGAYRLGGCAFDYPGASVGVVSADPGAATPDDALRAADAAMYVQKKIRRAARA; via the coding sequence ATGGCCGACGAACTGTTTGCACAACTTACAGACACCCTTTCGTCGGCGAAGACGGTGGAGGAGCTGACCCGGCCCCTGCTGTCGCTTCTGGAACTGGTGACGGAACTGGAGGCCACCTACCTCACCCGGATCGAGCTGGAGCACGGCATCCAGCGCATTCTCTTCTCCTGCAACACCAAGACCCTGAACATTCCCGAAGGGCTGGCCGTCCCGTGGGAGGGCACGCTGTGCAAGCGGGCGCTCGACGAGGGGAAGCTCTACACCGACGACGTGCCCAGCTGCTGGGGCGATTCCGAGGCGGCGGCGGCGCTGGGCATCCGCACCTATGTCAGCACGCCCGTCCATCTCGACGACGGCAGCCTGTTCGGCACGCTCTGCGCCGCCAGTTCGGACCGCAAGCCCCTGACGCCGAAGGGCGAGCAGGTGCTGCGCCTGTTCGCCTCGCTGATCGCCCTTCATGTCCAGCGCGAACAGCTCCTCAACCAGTTCCGGGACCTGAACGCGGCGCTGGAATCCTACTCCTACACCGACGCTCTGACCGGCCTGCCGAACCGGCGCGCCGTGGTCGCGGAACTGCACCGGCTGTTCGCCATGGCCGAACGGGCCGGACAGAGCGTGCTGATCGGCTTCATCGACCTGGACGGCTTCAAGGCCATCAACGACACCCACGGGCACGAGGCCGGCGACGAATTCCTGACCGAGGTGGGGCGGCGGATCGGCGCCGGGCTGCGGGCGGGGGACACGCTGGGCCGGCTGGGCGGCGACGAGTTCATCATCGTCGGCATGGGCGCCACGCCCGGCGCCGAGGGGGATGACGCCGCCGACGCGCTGCGCGACCGGGTGGAGCCGCTGATCCGGGGCGCCTACCGGCTGGGCGGCTGCGCCTTCGACTATCCGGGGGCGAGCGTCGGGGTGGTCAGCGCCGATCCCGGAGCCGCGACGCCCGACGACGCGCTGCGCGCCGCCGACGCCGCCATGTATGTGCAGAAGAAGATCCGGCGGGCCGCCCGGGCCTGA
- a CDS encoding solute carrier family 23 protein, whose protein sequence is MTAPRDRVLDVHDRPPPATFLLLSLQHLFAMFGANVLVPILTGLDPSVALVTSGLGTLIYLAFTKWRLPAYLGSSFAFIGPIVAATQIGGTGGALVGACAAGAVYVAVALLIRAFGVRWLLAILPPIVVGPVIVVIGLGLASVAVGMAQNTAGGGEYSLPHFLLALATLGSIFLYSIVLRGFFTVVPILLGILTGYALGVVFGMVDFGPVAAAPFLRMPDFHLLFSGMKEGVSAWAMILLVAPVALVTIAEHIGGQIVLSRVVGRNFIADPGLHRSVFGDGVATMVAGALGGPPATTYGENIGVLAVTRVFSVWVIGGAATLAIILGFVGKLSAFLSSIPTAVMGGVSIALFGVIASSGIRTLIEGKVDLGDKRNLLISSTILVIGIGGASLKFGDGGFVVSSMALSALMGVVLNAVLPGRGTGGDAEAILSSDHI, encoded by the coding sequence ATGACAGCCCCGCGCGACCGGGTGCTGGACGTCCACGACCGTCCGCCCCCGGCCACCTTCCTCCTGCTCAGCCTCCAGCACCTCTTCGCCATGTTCGGCGCCAACGTGCTGGTGCCGATCCTCACCGGCCTCGACCCGTCGGTGGCGCTCGTCACCAGCGGCCTTGGCACCCTGATCTATCTGGCCTTCACCAAATGGCGGCTGCCCGCCTATCTGGGCTCCTCCTTCGCCTTCATCGGCCCGATCGTCGCCGCCACCCAGATCGGCGGCACCGGCGGCGCGCTGGTCGGGGCCTGCGCGGCGGGGGCGGTCTATGTGGCGGTCGCCCTGCTGATCCGCGCCTTCGGCGTGCGCTGGCTGCTGGCCATCCTGCCGCCCATCGTCGTCGGGCCGGTGATCGTGGTGATCGGCCTCGGCCTCGCCTCGGTCGCCGTGGGCATGGCGCAGAACACCGCGGGCGGCGGCGAGTACAGCCTGCCGCATTTCCTGCTGGCGCTGGCGACGCTGGGCAGCATCTTCCTCTACTCCATCGTGCTGCGCGGCTTCTTCACGGTGGTGCCGATCCTGCTGGGCATCCTGACCGGCTATGCGCTGGGCGTGGTCTTCGGCATGGTGGACTTCGGACCGGTCGCCGCCGCGCCCTTCCTGCGGATGCCCGACTTCCACCTGCTGTTCTCCGGCATGAAGGAGGGCGTCTCGGCCTGGGCGATGATCCTGCTGGTGGCGCCGGTGGCGCTGGTCACCATCGCCGAGCACATCGGCGGGCAGATCGTGCTGAGCCGAGTCGTTGGCCGCAACTTCATCGCCGATCCGGGCCTGCACCGCTCGGTGTTCGGCGACGGCGTGGCGACCATGGTGGCGGGCGCGCTGGGCGGTCCCCCGGCGACGACCTATGGCGAGAACATCGGCGTGCTGGCCGTGACCCGCGTGTTCAGCGTGTGGGTGATCGGCGGGGCGGCGACGCTCGCCATCATCCTCGGCTTCGTGGGCAAGCTGTCGGCCTTCCTGTCGAGCATCCCCACGGCGGTGATGGGCGGCGTGTCCATCGCCCTGTTCGGCGTCATCGCCTCCTCGGGCATCCGCACGCTGATCGAGGGCAAGGTGGATCTGGGCGACAAGCGCAACCTGCTGATCTCCTCGACCATCCTGGTGATCGGCATCGGCGGGGCGTCGCTGAAGTTCGGCGACGGCGGCTTCGTCGTCTCCTCGATGGCGCTGTCGGCGCTGATGGGCGTGGTCCTGAACGCGGTCCTGCCGGGCCGCGGCACCGGCGGCGACGCCGAGGCCATCCTGTCCTCCGACCACATCTGA
- a CDS encoding PAS domain-containing protein, which translates to MTELPVIGGPVIGGRTIGGDLDFLSGGGEMGERMRSHDWASTALGPPESWPQSLRTIVGVVLSSRQAMFVAWGPELSFLYNDGYTPIFGAKHPEALGRPFAEVWWDIWPQIKPLVDRTLAGEASWYEDLLIPMERRGFREDAWFTFSYTPVRGEDGRIPGMFCAAIETTSQVLAARRADFHLKLEARLRQLSDPFAVAAAAEEALGRHLGASRVGYGVMDETARFFTTERNWTDGSVEHQAGTHDLLSFGPELLDTLRSGGTLTIHDTAADPRFATPDRQAAFAAMNIASAVTASLVKNGRMVAALYVHDGKPRRWHPDEVRLVEEVAERTWSALERARAEESLHRANARLAAEGEQMRNLFRQSPNFMCVLRGPDHVFELANDSYRQLVGDRALIGKMVHEAMPEVAGQGFFELLGRVYDSGEPFVGHALPVRVVRQPGAPVQERFITFIYQPIKDADGRVTGIFCEGSDVTEAKRAEDALRDLNATLEQRVAERTADRDRIWRLSTDVMLVARFDGSISAVNPAWTSLLGWSEEELAAHSFFDFVHPDDLERTRAEAARLGAGHTTPRFENRYRHKDGRYLWLSWVAVPDDRFIHAVGRDITAQKEADAALRQTEEQLRQAQKMEAVGQLTGGVAHDFNNLLQALEGCLSMIGRRTEEPQVHALLDAGQQAVGRGAKLVQQLMAFARRDSLRPESIGVRDRVVAMSALLERALRADIALDLRLGDDLWPVEVDPTQFELAVINLAVNARDAMPAGGRLTVEAVNTLFPPGDPRGVEGEFLRLSVSDTGCGMPAAVAARAFEPFFTTKDLGKGTGLGLAQVYGLARQAGGTAWIDSAPDQGTTVHLLLRRSGVAPAEEPAPPAACAPPPGGARRHGRVLVVEDDPIVAMTVSTALEDAGFAVLSAANAEEALPHLSDDGVDVLLSDVVMPGGMSGIDLAREARARRPGLPVILATGYSEDIARATGIPVLAKPYRIDDLVGRIDAILMGEVGE; encoded by the coding sequence ATGACGGAACTGCCGGTGATTGGCGGCCCGGTGATTGGCGGCCGGACGATCGGGGGCGACCTGGATTTCCTGTCCGGCGGTGGCGAGATGGGGGAGCGGATGCGTTCCCACGACTGGGCGTCGACGGCGCTCGGCCCGCCGGAAAGCTGGCCGCAGAGCCTGCGCACCATCGTCGGCGTCGTCCTCTCCTCCCGGCAGGCGATGTTCGTGGCCTGGGGGCCGGAGCTGTCCTTCCTCTACAACGACGGCTACACGCCGATCTTCGGGGCCAAGCACCCGGAGGCGCTGGGCCGCCCCTTCGCCGAGGTGTGGTGGGACATCTGGCCCCAGATCAAGCCGCTGGTCGACCGCACGCTGGCCGGCGAGGCCTCCTGGTACGAGGATCTTCTGATCCCGATGGAGCGCCGGGGGTTCCGCGAGGACGCCTGGTTCACCTTCTCCTACACCCCGGTGCGGGGCGAGGACGGGCGCATTCCGGGCATGTTCTGCGCCGCCATCGAGACGACCTCGCAGGTGCTCGCCGCCCGGCGCGCCGACTTCCACCTGAAGCTGGAGGCCAGGCTGCGCCAGCTCTCCGATCCCTTCGCGGTGGCCGCGGCGGCGGAAGAGGCCCTGGGCCGTCATCTGGGCGCCAGCCGCGTCGGTTACGGCGTGATGGACGAGACCGCGCGCTTCTTCACGACGGAGCGGAACTGGACCGACGGCAGCGTCGAACATCAGGCCGGCACCCATGACCTGCTGAGCTTCGGGCCGGAGCTTCTGGACACGCTGCGCAGCGGCGGGACGCTCACCATCCATGACACCGCGGCGGACCCGCGCTTCGCCACGCCGGACCGGCAGGCCGCCTTCGCGGCGATGAACATCGCCTCCGCCGTCACGGCCAGCCTGGTGAAGAACGGGCGGATGGTCGCCGCCCTCTACGTCCACGACGGGAAGCCCCGGCGCTGGCATCCGGACGAGGTCCGGCTGGTGGAGGAGGTGGCGGAGCGCACATGGTCCGCCCTGGAGCGTGCCCGGGCTGAGGAATCGCTGCACCGCGCCAACGCCCGGCTGGCCGCGGAGGGGGAGCAGATGCGCAATCTCTTTCGGCAGTCGCCCAACTTCATGTGCGTGCTGCGCGGCCCGGACCATGTGTTCGAACTGGCCAACGACTCCTACCGCCAGCTGGTCGGCGACCGCGCCCTGATCGGCAAGATGGTGCACGAGGCCATGCCGGAGGTCGCCGGCCAGGGCTTCTTCGAGCTGCTGGGCCGCGTCTACGACAGCGGGGAGCCCTTCGTCGGGCACGCCCTGCCGGTGCGGGTCGTCCGCCAGCCCGGCGCGCCGGTGCAGGAACGCTTCATCACCTTCATCTACCAGCCGATCAAGGACGCCGACGGGCGGGTGACCGGGATATTCTGCGAAGGCAGCGACGTCACCGAGGCCAAGCGGGCCGAGGACGCGCTGCGCGACCTGAACGCCACGCTGGAGCAGCGCGTCGCCGAACGCACCGCCGACCGCGACCGCATCTGGCGCCTGTCCACCGACGTCATGCTGGTGGCGCGCTTCGACGGCTCCATCAGCGCCGTCAATCCGGCCTGGACCAGTCTGCTGGGCTGGTCGGAGGAGGAGCTGGCGGCGCACAGCTTCTTCGACTTCGTGCACCCGGACGATCTGGAGCGCACGCGGGCCGAGGCGGCGCGGCTGGGCGCGGGGCACACCACGCCGCGCTTCGAGAACCGCTACCGCCACAAGGACGGGCGCTATCTCTGGCTGTCCTGGGTCGCCGTGCCGGACGACCGCTTCATCCACGCCGTTGGCCGCGACATCACCGCCCAGAAGGAGGCGGACGCCGCCCTGCGGCAGACCGAGGAGCAGCTTCGCCAGGCCCAGAAGATGGAGGCGGTCGGCCAGTTGACCGGCGGCGTGGCGCACGACTTCAACAACCTGCTCCAGGCGCTGGAAGGCTGCCTCTCGATGATCGGGCGCCGCACGGAGGAGCCGCAGGTCCACGCCCTGCTCGACGCCGGGCAGCAGGCGGTGGGGCGCGGGGCGAAGCTGGTGCAGCAGCTCATGGCCTTCGCCCGGCGCGACAGCCTGCGCCCCGAATCCATCGGCGTGCGCGACCGGGTGGTCGCCATGTCGGCGCTGCTGGAACGGGCGCTGCGCGCCGACATCGCGCTGGACCTGCGCCTCGGCGACGATCTCTGGCCCGTCGAGGTGGACCCGACCCAGTTCGAGCTGGCGGTCATCAACCTCGCCGTCAACGCGCGCGACGCCATGCCGGCCGGCGGGCGGCTGACGGTCGAGGCGGTCAACACGCTGTTTCCTCCGGGCGATCCGCGGGGTGTGGAGGGCGAGTTCCTGCGCCTGTCGGTGTCGGACACCGGCTGCGGCATGCCCGCCGCGGTGGCCGCCCGCGCCTTCGAGCCCTTCTTCACGACCAAGGACCTCGGCAAGGGGACCGGGCTGGGGCTGGCCCAGGTCTACGGCCTCGCCCGGCAGGCCGGCGGCACCGCCTGGATCGACAGCGCGCCGGACCAGGGCACGACGGTGCATCTTCTGCTCCGCCGTTCCGGCGTGGCTCCGGCGGAGGAGCCCGCCCCTCCCGCGGCCTGCGCGCCGCCGCCGGGCGGCGCGCGGCGCCACGGCAGGGTGCTGGTGGTGGAGGACGACCCCATCGTCGCCATGACCGTCAGCACGGCGCTGGAGGACGCCGGGTTCGCCGTGCTGTCCGCCGCCAACGCCGAGGAGGCGCTGCCCCATTTGTCGGACGACGGGGTCGACGTGCTGCTGAGCGACGTGGTGATGCCCGGCGGGATGAGCGGCATCGATCTGGCCCGCGAGGCCCGCGCGCGGCGGCCCGGCCTGCCGGTCATCCTGGCGACCGGCTACAGCGAGGACATCGCCCGCGCCACCGGCATCCCGGTGCTGGCGAAGCCCTACCGGATCGACGATCTGGTCGGGCGGATCGACGCGATCCTGATGGGCGAAGTCGGGGAGTAA
- a CDS encoding ABC transporter ATP-binding protein: protein MSGSSTDTIPDRPGRFLMRYIRRRPWSFGGLFSVIVAAAGCAVAVQYGMKLLIDAMASPDRAAADVWTPLGLFLGFIAAENVLWRLGGWLGCRTVLATGVDMRLDLFRHLTGHSMRYFSEHLAGSLGNRIAATENAATTIFRTLTWSIVPPVTDFLGAVLVLLTIHWGMAAALVMFALVVAVAIVGLGLRGRTVHHAFAEQSARTNGELVDVVSNVWTVKAFSARGRERERLRQAFTVEAGAHRRSWMHLEKTRVVHDICLWVMAGSMLLWALLLWRDGTITTGDVVIVSALTFRILHGSRDLAFALVTATQQVSAIDESLRVIARPHDVLDPVPAQPATPGGGAIAFERVSYRYPEGRRVLEDFSLTIPAGQKVGLVGPSGAGKSTIISLIQRLDDVQRGDILIDGQPLTALAQDDLRAKIAVVPQDIALFHRPILENIRYGRPDASDEEVFEAARHAFCDGFIRQLPEGYGTLVGERGVRLSGGQRQRLGIARAFLKNAPILILDEATSALDTQSEQEIQTALADLAQGRTVVAVAHRLSTVSAFDRVLVLMDGRIAEDGHPTELRRRGGLFNSLWQLQAQGFAAE, encoded by the coding sequence ATGAGCGGTTCCAGCACGGACACCATCCCGGACCGCCCCGGCCGCTTCCTGATGCGCTACATCCGGCGGCGGCCCTGGTCCTTCGGCGGGCTGTTCTCGGTGATCGTGGCGGCGGCGGGCTGCGCCGTCGCCGTGCAGTACGGGATGAAGCTGCTGATCGACGCCATGGCCTCCCCCGACCGGGCGGCGGCGGACGTCTGGACGCCGCTCGGCCTGTTCCTCGGCTTCATCGCGGCGGAGAACGTGCTGTGGCGGCTGGGCGGCTGGCTCGGCTGCCGGACGGTGCTGGCGACCGGCGTGGACATGCGGCTGGACCTGTTCCGGCACCTGACCGGCCATTCGATGCGCTACTTCTCGGAGCATCTGGCCGGCTCGCTCGGCAACCGCATCGCCGCCACCGAGAACGCGGCCACCACGATCTTCCGCACCCTGACCTGGAGCATCGTCCCGCCGGTCACCGACTTCCTGGGGGCGGTCCTGGTGCTGCTGACCATCCATTGGGGCATGGCGGCGGCGCTCGTGATGTTCGCCCTGGTGGTCGCCGTCGCCATCGTCGGGCTGGGGCTGCGCGGGCGGACCGTGCACCACGCCTTCGCCGAACAGTCCGCCCGCACCAACGGCGAGCTGGTCGACGTGGTGTCCAACGTCTGGACGGTGAAGGCCTTTTCCGCCCGCGGGCGGGAGCGCGAGCGCCTGCGGCAGGCCTTCACGGTCGAGGCCGGGGCGCACCGCCGGAGCTGGATGCATCTGGAGAAGACCCGCGTCGTCCATGACATCTGCCTGTGGGTGATGGCCGGGTCGATGCTGCTGTGGGCGCTGCTGCTGTGGCGGGACGGCACGATCACCACCGGCGACGTGGTGATCGTCAGCGCGCTCACCTTCCGCATCCTGCACGGCTCCCGCGACCTCGCCTTCGCGCTGGTCACCGCCACCCAGCAGGTCAGCGCCATCGACGAGAGTCTGCGGGTGATCGCCCGCCCCCACGACGTGCTCGACCCCGTGCCGGCCCAGCCCGCCACGCCCGGCGGCGGCGCCATCGCGTTCGAGCGGGTGTCCTACCGCTATCCCGAAGGGCGCCGGGTCCTGGAGGATTTCAGCCTGACCATCCCGGCCGGGCAGAAGGTCGGTCTGGTCGGGCCGTCAGGGGCCGGCAAGTCCACCATCATCAGCCTGATCCAGCGGCTGGACGACGTGCAGCGCGGCGACATCCTCATCGACGGCCAGCCGCTGACCGCGCTCGCCCAGGACGACCTGCGCGCCAAGATCGCCGTGGTGCCCCAGGACATCGCGCTGTTCCACCGCCCGATCCTGGAGAACATCCGCTACGGCCGCCCCGACGCCAGCGACGAGGAGGTGTTCGAGGCGGCCCGCCACGCCTTCTGCGACGGTTTCATCCGCCAGTTGCCGGAGGGCTACGGCACGCTGGTCGGCGAACGCGGCGTGCGGCTGTCGGGCGGGCAGCGGCAGCGGCTGGGCATCGCCCGCGCCTTCCTGAAGAACGCCCCGATCCTGATCCTCGACGAGGCGACCTCCGCCCTCGACACCCAGTCGGAGCAGGAGATCCAGACGGCGCTGGCCGATCTGGCCCAGGGACGGACGGTGGTCGCGGTGGCCCACCGCCTGTCCACCGTGTCGGCCTTCGACCGCGTGCTGGTTCTGATGGATGGCCGCATCGCCGAGGACGGCCATCCCACCGAGTTGCGGCGACGCGGCGGCCTCTTCAACTCCTTGTGGCAACTCCAGGCGCAGGGCTTCGCGGCGGAATAA
- a CDS encoding beta-glucosidase, giving the protein MHTPTLFDSVFLGGFECSTHRRHDGRRLDLIAATGHDRLAPEDYRRMAAHGLRTVRDGVRWHLIETTPGRYDWSSLLPMVRAARESGVQVIWDLCHYGWPDDIDIWRPAFVERFARFAGATAALLRDEGVAAPAYCPVNEISYWAWAGGDMKRFNPMAERRGAELKHQLVRASIAAIDAIRAADPGARIVQVDPVINVLPRPDRKGDAAAAEEARLAQYEAWDMIGGHAWPGLGGKPEYLDVIGVNYYSDNQWFLKGGTIGRDDPRYRPFADILAEVHRRYGRPVLVAETGAEGDARVPWLDYVTEQVGTALRADVPVEGVCLYPILDYPGWANDRHCETGLYGLCDEDGGRCLHQPLAAALERAQARIGALLGEPQFQAAQ; this is encoded by the coding sequence ATGCACACCCCCACCCTGTTCGACAGCGTCTTCCTCGGCGGCTTCGAATGCTCGACGCACCGGCGGCATGACGGGCGCCGGTTGGACCTGATCGCGGCGACCGGCCACGACCGGCTGGCCCCCGAGGACTATCGGCGCATGGCCGCCCACGGCCTGCGCACCGTGCGCGACGGCGTGCGCTGGCACCTGATCGAGACCACGCCGGGCCGGTACGACTGGTCCAGCCTGCTGCCCATGGTCCGCGCGGCGCGCGAATCCGGGGTCCAGGTGATCTGGGACCTCTGCCATTACGGCTGGCCGGACGACATCGACATCTGGCGCCCCGCCTTCGTGGAGCGCTTCGCCCGTTTCGCCGGAGCCACAGCAGCCCTGCTCCGCGACGAGGGCGTGGCGGCGCCCGCCTACTGCCCGGTCAACGAGATCTCCTACTGGGCCTGGGCCGGCGGCGACATGAAGCGCTTCAACCCGATGGCCGAGCGCCGCGGGGCCGAACTCAAGCACCAGCTCGTCCGCGCCAGCATCGCGGCCATCGACGCGATCCGCGCCGCCGACCCGGGCGCCCGCATCGTCCAGGTCGATCCGGTGATCAACGTGCTGCCCCGCCCCGACCGCAAGGGCGACGCCGCCGCCGCGGAGGAGGCCCGGCTGGCCCAGTACGAGGCGTGGGACATGATCGGCGGCCACGCCTGGCCGGGGCTGGGCGGCAAGCCGGAGTATCTGGACGTGATCGGGGTCAACTACTACTCCGACAACCAGTGGTTCCTGAAGGGCGGCACCATCGGACGGGACGACCCGCGCTACCGCCCCTTCGCCGACATCCTGGCGGAGGTGCACCGGCGCTACGGCCGCCCGGTCCTGGTGGCCGAGACGGGGGCCGAGGGCGACGCCCGCGTGCCCTGGCTCGACTATGTGACGGAGCAGGTGGGGACCGCCCTGCGCGCCGATGTGCCGGTGGAGGGCGTCTGCCTCTACCCGATCCTCGACTATCCGGGCTGGGCCAACGACCGCCATTGCGAGACCGGCCTCTACGGCCTGTGCGACGAGGACGGCGGGCGTTGCCTCCATCAACCGCTGGCCGCCGCGCTGGAGCGCGCGCAGGCCCGCATCGGCGCGCTGCTCGGCGAGCCGCAATTCCAGGCGGCTCAATGA